A stretch of Thermococcus bergensis DNA encodes these proteins:
- a CDS encoding MBL fold metallo-hydrolase yields MALEKLGENLYLYPGSPSTMIKAGEKVVIVDPGNGSKRHKELRRELRKINLEIDYILSTHGHADHIAVAPKLEKPLFIHRYEFSIAESPLNRELLTFGSKAPKGFLVYQFPEEVKAHGVFDWDDELFGLKAIELSGHSPGMTGFLDEENGVLYAGDGFFGEKVIQSVGLPYLVEPELFKESIRKLIGYAEEGILLIPSHGRAVKGEEALRLLELNIQRVEEGERKVLELLKEPKSISELSYALAKEFEAKITPQVLALNQVPVRAIIAELYNRDLIEAVIENDLKWKAKD; encoded by the coding sequence AAAAGTTGTTATTGTTGACCCCGGAAACGGGAGCAAAAGACATAAAGAGCTCAGACGGGAGCTGAGAAAAATAAACCTCGAGATTGATTACATTCTCTCAACCCATGGACATGCAGACCATATTGCTGTAGCACCAAAGCTCGAAAAACCCCTATTCATCCACAGATACGAATTCTCAATAGCTGAAAGCCCCCTCAACAGGGAGCTTTTGACGTTTGGCTCAAAGGCACCAAAGGGGTTTTTGGTTTATCAGTTTCCGGAAGAAGTCAAAGCCCATGGGGTTTTTGACTGGGATGATGAGCTCTTTGGGTTGAAAGCGATAGAGCTTTCAGGGCATTCGCCGGGGATGACGGGCTTTCTGGATGAGGAAAACGGCGTTTTATATGCGGGAGACGGCTTTTTTGGTGAGAAGGTTATTCAGTCAGTGGGCTTGCCGTATCTGGTTGAGCCGGAGCTTTTCAAGGAATCCATAAGAAAATTAATCGGCTATGCAGAAGAAGGTATCCTCCTTATCCCCTCCCACGGAAGGGCTGTAAAGGGAGAAGAAGCCCTAAGACTGCTTGAACTCAACATTCAAAGAGTAGAAGAAGGGGAGAGAAAGGTTCTAGAGCTGTTAAAAGAGCCAAAGAGTATAAGTGAGCTCAGCTATGCGCTCGCAAAGGAGTTTGAAGCAAAAATAACTCCCCAAGTACTAGCTTTGAACCAAGTCCCGGTAAGGGCAATCATCGCGGAGCTCTACAACAGAGACTTGATAGAGGCAGTCATAGAAAACGACCTTAAGTGGAAAGCTAAGGATTAG
- the taw2 gene encoding tRNA(Phe) (4-demethylwyosine(37)-C(7)) aminocarboxypropyltransferase Taw2, with product MKKRRTQLIKPRIREILSKILPPELVDLLPKHWVQLGDVLILPLRDELLPYKHEIAKVYAEVLGVKTVLRKGRIGGEFRETNYEIIYGNDPITVHKENGILYKFDASKVMFSPANVKERVRMASIAKPDELVVDMFAGVGHLSLPIAKHCGARVIAIEKSPYTFRFLVENIELNKVQDRMTAYNIDNREFKGENIADRILMGYVVRTHEFIPKALEIAKDEAIIHYHNTVPERLMPREPFETFQKIAREHGYESELLESRILKRYAPGVWHVVLDIRVFKK from the coding sequence ATGAAAAAGAGAAGAACCCAGCTTATAAAGCCCCGTATAAGGGAGATATTGAGCAAAATCCTCCCTCCCGAGTTAGTTGACCTTCTCCCAAAGCACTGGGTTCAGCTGGGGGATGTTCTAATACTTCCCCTGAGGGATGAGCTTTTGCCGTATAAACACGAGATTGCAAAGGTCTACGCGGAAGTTCTGGGTGTCAAAACAGTCCTGCGGAAAGGAAGGATTGGAGGAGAATTCCGAGAGACCAACTACGAGATAATCTACGGCAATGATCCGATAACAGTTCACAAGGAAAATGGAATTCTCTACAAGTTTGATGCCTCTAAAGTTATGTTCTCCCCTGCAAACGTCAAGGAAAGGGTCAGAATGGCCAGCATTGCAAAGCCGGATGAGCTTGTTGTGGATATGTTTGCCGGAGTGGGACATCTAAGCCTGCCCATAGCAAAGCACTGCGGTGCTAGGGTGATAGCAATCGAAAAGAGCCCTTACACTTTCAGATTCTTAGTTGAGAATATAGAGCTCAACAAAGTCCAGGACAGGATGACAGCCTACAACATCGACAACAGAGAATTCAAAGGAGAGAACATAGCGGATAGGATTTTGATGGGCTATGTTGTTAGAACCCATGAATTCATTCCAAAAGCGCTGGAGATAGCAAAAGATGAAGCGATAATCCACTACCACAACACCGTTCCCGAGAGACTGATGCCAAGGGAGCCCTTTGAGACCTTCCAAAAAATAGCGCGGGAACACGGATACGAGAGCGAGCTTTTGGAGAGCAGAATACTCAAACGCTATGCTCCCGGAGTGTGGCACGTTGTTCTGGACATAAGGGTTTTCAAGAAGTAG
- the cas4 gene encoding CRISPR-associated protein Cas4 encodes MSELLEFYASEAMTCPRRVYFRLKGYKEKWPEFVRVRLEQGVNTHNVLGEILKKRFGFELEKHIVLKSPRLGLEIHGRIDAFRRFPIEIKGKTSLPRLPYEYHLAQLNVYLRWAESEYGYLYYVKLHEEPKRVLKDVDFSRFPVVKGKNFKAFEVPYDEKLFKETVKQFYLIKKHYEKGIPPEGWRDYTCKFCPYYYLCSGNGSNP; translated from the coding sequence ATGAGCGAGCTGCTTGAGTTTTATGCAAGCGAGGCTATGACGTGCCCTCGAAGGGTTTACTTTCGTCTTAAGGGGTATAAGGAGAAGTGGCCCGAATTTGTGAGGGTAAGGCTTGAGCAAGGGGTCAACACCCATAATGTTCTTGGGGAGATACTTAAGAAAAGGTTCGGGTTCGAGCTTGAGAAGCACATAGTGTTAAAATCTCCCCGTCTAGGGCTTGAAATCCACGGGAGGATAGATGCATTCAGACGGTTCCCAATAGAGATAAAGGGAAAAACCTCCCTTCCAAGACTCCCCTATGAGTACCATCTGGCCCAACTGAACGTTTATTTGCGGTGGGCGGAAAGTGAATACGGCTATTTGTATTACGTTAAGCTCCATGAAGAGCCAAAAAGAGTTTTGAAGGATGTGGACTTTTCAAGGTTTCCAGTAGTTAAGGGTAAGAACTTTAAGGCTTTTGAGGTACCCTATGACGAGAAGCTTTTCAAAGAGACCGTAAAGCAGTTCTACCTGATAAAAAAGCATTATGAAAAAGGCATCCCCCCAGAGGGGTGGAGGGACTACACATGTAAGTTCTGTCCATACTATTATCTCTGTTCTGGAAATGGCTCTAATCCTTAG